From the Candidatus Bathyarchaeota archaeon genome, one window contains:
- a CDS encoding ABC transporter ATP-binding protein: MNPIEVTSLKKQYGDIKAVDEISFTVNEGEVFGLLGPNGAGKTTTIEIMEGLRKRDGGEVKIFGLDPWKQGYAVHKKIGVIPQEFTFFEKINPREAILYYADLFGVKVDPDQILKDVLLEESTDVLFENLSGGQKQKTGLALALVNSPDLLFLDEPTTGLDPNARRAIWEVIKGLQEKGKTIILTTHYLDEAEQLSDRVAIMNHGRIAAMGTVDEIIQQHGSGERLEIRGNQKLASYIKNNTELTLDYCEGIISIPLKKRIDALAALAAAEQSKLEWGEIQTRRDSLDDVFIKLVSGRVDEHGEIIIKGAKQQ; encoded by the coding sequence ATGAACCCCATCGAAGTCACCTCCCTAAAAAAGCAATACGGCGACATAAAAGCAGTCGACGAAATATCCTTCACGGTTAACGAAGGCGAAGTTTTCGGACTTTTAGGTCCTAACGGCGCGGGCAAAACCACTACCATAGAAATCATGGAGGGACTGCGCAAACGCGACGGTGGGGAAGTGAAGATTTTTGGGTTAGACCCATGGAAACAGGGCTATGCGGTGCACAAGAAAATCGGGGTTATACCTCAAGAGTTCACGTTTTTTGAGAAAATAAACCCAAGAGAAGCCATACTGTATTATGCGGATTTGTTTGGGGTAAAAGTTGACCCTGACCAGATTTTAAAAGATGTTTTGCTTGAAGAATCCACGGATGTTTTGTTTGAGAACCTCTCTGGGGGGCAGAAGCAAAAGACGGGGTTGGCTCTTGCGTTGGTTAATTCTCCTGATTTGCTGTTCTTGGATGAGCCTACAACGGGGCTTGACCCGAACGCGCGAAGAGCAATATGGGAAGTCATTAAGGGTTTGCAGGAAAAAGGCAAAACCATCATCTTAACTACGCACTATCTCGATGAGGCAGAGCAGCTCTCAGACAGGGTTGCCATCATGAACCACGGACGCATCGCCGCCATGGGAACCGTAGACGAAATCATCCAGCAACACGGCTCAGGAGAACGCCTAGAAATACGGGGCAACCAAAAACTAGCCAGCTACATCAAAAACAACACAGAACTCACTCTGGATTACTGCGAAGGCATAATTAGCATACCCCTAAAGAAAAGAATCGATGCCTTAGCCGCGCTGGCAGCCGCCGAGCAGTCAAAACTGGAGTGGGGAGAAATCCAAACCCGCCGCGACAGCCTAGACGATGTCTTCATCAAACTGGTAAGCGGCAGGGTAGACGAACACGGCGAAATCATAATCAAGGGAGCAAAACAGCAGTAG